The Salinirubellus salinus genome segment AACTCGTGCGGGCGACGGGCTGTGACCTCCACGAGATGCCGCGCAACCGCGCCAACTCCTACTGCTGCGGCGGCGGTGGCGGTGGCCTCTGGATCGACCAGGAGGAGGACGAGAAGCCCAGCGAGGAGCGACTCCGCGAGGCGCTCGAGGACACCGAGGCCGGCAGCGCGGTCGAGAAGTTCGTCGTCGCCTGCCCGATGTGCATGACCATGTACGAGGACGGCCGCAAGACCGGCGGCTTCGAGGACGACATCGAGATCGTCGACATCGCCGAACTCATCGTCGAGGCACTGGAGACCGGCGGGAAGATCAGCGCCGGTGCGACGAGCGAAGACGATGGCGACGCGGCGGCGCCCGCCGACGACTAACCACCTCTTACCCCTCGGGTGCGCGCTCCGCGCGCACCACGCGCTGCTCACGGTCGCTACGCGCTCGTCCGCACGGTAGGTGGCGGCTCGGCCGCCACGCGAGTCGCGACGACGTGGGGGAACACTGTGGCGCTCACTCCGTTCGCGCCGGGTGAACCTCGTCTCCCGCGACCGCTCCGGGGCCCCCAGATTCTTCACCGAAGCGACCGGACCCCTTCGTGCGATGAAGAAGGTCCTCGCGACAATCGGCATCGGCAACGCCAGCGTCGACACCGTCCTCCCCTCCACCACCGTCCGCCCCGGCGAGAGCGTCGAGGCGGAGGTCAGGATGCAGGGCGGCAACGCCGAACAGGACGTCAGCCGCATCGAACTGGAGGTCGAGACGCGGTTCCTGACCGACGACGGCTACCGCGACGGCACGGTCGGCCGGATGCACCTCTCCGACGGGTTCACCCTCGACCCGGACGAGGAGCGCGTCGAGACGACCACCATCGAGGTCCCGTGGGACACGCCCGTCACCGTCGGCAGCGTGGACGTCTGGGTCGAGACGGAACTGGACGTGACGGGGGTGGACCCGGAGGACGTCGACTACCTCGACGTCCAGCCGACAGCGCGCCTGCAGGCCGTCTTCGACGCGCTCGAGGAACTCGGCCTGTCGCTCTACCAGAGCGAGTGCTCGCGCGACCCGTACAGCCGCTACGGCGGGGGTATCGTCCAGGAGTTCGAGTTCCGACCCTCGGGCGGCCCGTTCGCGGGCGACCTGGACGAGCTGGAGGTCGTCGCCCGCGAGTCGGCCGAGGAACTCGTCGTCTACCTCGAGGTCGACCGGCGCGGTGGCCTGCTCAGCGAGATGGCCGACACCGACGAGTCACACACCTCGCTGACGGTGACGAGTACCGATCCGACGGTGGTCCGCGAGGACCTGCGCCGGGTCGTCGAGAAGTACGTCTGAGCCGCCTCAGGCCGTCGAGTTCTCGGGGTCGTCCGTGCCGTTCTCCGAGGGTTCGGGCGTCGGCGTGGCCGTCGACTCGTCCTCGTACGTGACCTCCACCTCGTCGGCGACGGGCTGGAGGATGTAGCCGCCACTCTGGCCCTGCTCGACCGGCGTGAAGTCCGCGAGGAACGAGGTCGTCTCGCCGGCGCGGATCTCGAACGACTCGTTGAACTTCAGCGGGGCCTCGCCCGGCGTCTGGACGGTGGCCTCGCCACCGTCGGCCAGCGACGCGTCGACGACCTCGCCGACCTCCAGCTGGAGGTAGGCGTACTCACCGGTCTCCAGTTCCCCGGAGCCGATGGTCTCGGAGGCGTCGCCCTGCAGTTCCACGAGGTCGACCTCCGTAGCCTCGATGTCGACCGTCGTGCGTTCGCTCTCGCCGCTCGAGTCGTCGTCGGACTCGTTCCCGTCGCCGTCGTCGCTGTCCTCGCCGCCGCTGCTGCCCTCCCCAGCGTAGACCGTCGTTATCTCGAGCACCAGCGTCTCGAAGTCGGTGATGTCACCGGGCTGGTCAGAGACGGCGGTCTGGAGGGTGCCGGTCTCGGCGCCGGTGATGGCACTACAGCCGGCGAGGCCGGCCGTGGCTGCCGCTCCCGTGGCTGCGATAAACTCTCGTCGTCGCATACTCCGAAAAATAGCCGACGCGCCCGTAAGGGTCTGGTGGCCGACACGAGGGTCTTTACCACATGAGGCGGCCAGACTCGCCGTGTTCGCGTTCACCGACCTCGCCACGGCCGCCTACTGTCCCCGACAGCTCTACTACCGACGCAAGCACGACGACGTCGGTCGCTCGCCCGAGGCCGCCCGGGTCCGGGAGTCGGCCTTCCGGTACCCCGAGTTGCTGGACGAACGGACCGACCTGCCGCCCGACGTCACGGTGACGCCGACGCAGTTCCGGACGAACCTCGCGTGTGCGAGCGAGCGGCTGGACGCGTGGGACGGGCTCGCCGACCCGCCCGCCCGCGACGTGCTGCTGGAGGGCCGCGAGGCCCGCGGCATCGCGCACAAGGTGCTGGAGGAGCCGCTCGCCCCCTCGCTCGTCTTCGCCGGCGACCCGCCGCCACGGGGCTTGTGGGTGCCCGCTACGGTCCGACTCGTCGCCGCCTGCAAGGCGCTCTCGTGGGAGCGCGAGCGGCCGGTCCAGCGCGGGTTCGCGGAGTTCCCGACGCACGGCGTGGTCCGGGAGATACGGCTCACGACGCGACGGAAGGCGCACTACCGCCGGACCGTCAGGGCCGTCGAGGCGATGGACGGCCCACCGGCCCGCGTCGAGAACGACGAGAAGTGCGTGCCGTGCGAGTACCGGGGAGAGTGCGGGACGAGGGCACGGTCGCTCCGGTCGTTGCTGGGGTTGTAGTCCTACTCCGCCTCCAGCCACTCCACGATGGCC includes the following:
- a CDS encoding sporulation protein, which gives rise to MKKVLATIGIGNASVDTVLPSTTVRPGESVEAEVRMQGGNAEQDVSRIELEVETRFLTDDGYRDGTVGRMHLSDGFTLDPDEERVETTTIEVPWDTPVTVGSVDVWVETELDVTGVDPEDVDYLDVQPTARLQAVFDALEELGLSLYQSECSRDPYSRYGGGIVQEFEFRPSGGPFAGDLDELEVVARESAEELVVYLEVDRRGGLLSEMADTDESHTSLTVTSTDPTVVREDLRRVVEKYV
- a CDS encoding DUF4382 domain-containing protein gives rise to the protein MRRREFIAATGAAATAGLAGCSAITGAETGTLQTAVSDQPGDITDFETLVLEITTVYAGEGSSGGEDSDDGDGNESDDDSSGESERTTVDIEATEVDLVELQGDASETIGSGELETGEYAYLQLEVGEVVDASLADGGEATVQTPGEAPLKFNESFEIRAGETTSFLADFTPVEQGQSGGYILQPVADEVEVTYEDESTATPTPEPSENGTDDPENSTA
- a CDS encoding CRISPR-associated protein Cas4, with the protein product MFAFTDLATAAYCPRQLYYRRKHDDVGRSPEAARVRESAFRYPELLDERTDLPPDVTVTPTQFRTNLACASERLDAWDGLADPPARDVLLEGREARGIAHKVLEEPLAPSLVFAGDPPPRGLWVPATVRLVAACKALSWERERPVQRGFAEFPTHGVVREIRLTTRRKAHYRRTVRAVEAMDGPPARVENDEKCVPCEYRGECGTRARSLRSLLGL